The proteins below come from a single Chryseobacterium nepalense genomic window:
- a CDS encoding TonB-dependent receptor, which produces MRKSTLKISALALMLSFATAFGQETDSASVKTAVKAVVKNEEGVKTVTTSSKEDNNRNVMLNAANNTSPRDVNIGLPSTVGGITILENDLPAVYFFWPELPNKTWRQSVALEKTGLLKMDQLANTMGDLGFAVNSYSQTGTKDLKVKGKFTTSTFGWLQGDVNVSGPVSKNGWTYTVGAFANFDPSTYKLGFARNADETKIFRAGITKYFNNDKGKISVLYKYADSYSITNYAVFQYGAEGKVTELDNFKIGRDSYVVRDGLMKVKDILTGEYSWRSMSGNDNRSTSHNIDIFGNYLLDSGWNFKFSTRAHFSKVKMSNMIPLSIFNADSSAGYTLASNGQSYSGPVGTILGMYTPETPITSVAGRFSLNKQLGNHNVTFGVLEQFYHVNKFTSDRTFFFQTVEPQPQRLIGPNTDADGFYNYNAGGEYHSGTENKLSIYGTDEWKVTDNFNVSYGLHLRNHILDGEYSLTPRTIGFNFTDPAQFDHISQSFFQIAGSLNATYNITKNFGVLANFLYTEENRRLESYSQAFEPNTNKIKSPLGAFGVFWNTNWIQLISQATYLKKNNNLNRYNLVNPANSSQAQTTTVYYDIQTLGWTTDFVLKPFKGFNLHYLVTFQNPVYKKFNFNAFGKDYNYSDNNVLGVAKVLMEIDPSYTVDKWRFWASFRYFSKQYANLTNALYFAPRWETFGGVSYTVNKNINVGATVINFLNQRGASGTINGAELITDASPYYGKLLTGTYIMPLTGQFSVSFNF; this is translated from the coding sequence ATGAGAAAATCAACTCTTAAGATTTCAGCATTGGCATTGATGCTTTCCTTCGCAACAGCTTTTGGACAGGAAACCGACAGTGCTTCAGTGAAAACAGCAGTAAAAGCAGTGGTTAAAAATGAAGAAGGCGTAAAAACGGTTACCACTTCGTCAAAAGAAGATAACAACAGAAATGTAATGCTGAACGCAGCAAACAATACAAGTCCGCGGGATGTAAATATCGGATTACCTTCCACCGTAGGCGGAATTACGATTCTTGAAAATGATCTTCCCGCTGTCTATTTCTTTTGGCCGGAACTCCCGAATAAAACATGGAGACAAAGTGTAGCTTTAGAAAAAACCGGGCTTTTAAAAATGGATCAGCTCGCCAATACGATGGGTGATCTCGGTTTTGCAGTTAATTCTTATTCTCAGACAGGAACAAAAGATCTTAAAGTAAAAGGAAAATTTACAACAAGTACATTTGGATGGCTTCAGGGAGATGTTAATGTTTCCGGACCGGTTTCCAAAAACGGATGGACGTATACCGTAGGTGCTTTTGCCAACTTTGACCCGAGTACGTACAAATTAGGCTTCGCAAGAAATGCTGATGAAACCAAAATTTTCAGAGCAGGTATTACCAAATATTTCAATAATGATAAGGGTAAAATCTCGGTTTTATACAAATATGCAGATTCTTACAGTATAACCAATTATGCCGTTTTCCAATATGGAGCGGAAGGTAAAGTGACCGAGCTCGATAATTTCAAAATCGGCAGAGATTCTTATGTGGTAAGAGACGGGCTGATGAAAGTAAAAGATATTCTTACCGGTGAGTATTCGTGGCGCTCGATGAGTGGAAATGATAACAGATCAACATCGCATAATATCGATATTTTCGGTAATTATCTTTTAGACAGCGGCTGGAATTTTAAATTCTCAACAAGAGCGCATTTTTCTAAAGTGAAAATGTCTAATATGATCCCTTTAAGTATTTTCAATGCGGACTCTTCAGCAGGATATACTTTGGCTTCCAATGGTCAGTCTTATTCAGGTCCGGTAGGAACAATTCTGGGAATGTACACACCGGAGACTCCGATCACCAGCGTTGCGGGACGTTTTTCTTTAAATAAACAGCTTGGAAATCACAATGTAACCTTCGGAGTGTTGGAACAATTTTACCACGTTAACAAATTCACATCCGACCGTACCTTCTTCTTTCAGACTGTTGAACCGCAGCCGCAAAGACTGATCGGCCCAAATACAGATGCAGACGGTTTCTACAATTATAATGCAGGCGGAGAATATCACAGCGGAACAGAAAACAAATTGTCAATCTATGGAACGGATGAATGGAAAGTTACCGACAACTTCAATGTAAGCTATGGATTGCATTTGAGAAATCACATCCTTGACGGTGAATATTCTCTGACGCCAAGAACAATTGGTTTCAACTTCACAGATCCTGCTCAGTTTGATCATATCAGTCAGAGTTTCTTCCAGATTGCAGGAAGCCTGAATGCAACGTACAACATTACCAAAAACTTCGGAGTTTTAGCCAACTTCTTATACACCGAAGAAAACAGAAGACTGGAAAGTTATTCTCAGGCTTTCGAACCGAATACCAATAAAATTAAAAGTCCATTGGGAGCATTCGGGGTTTTCTGGAACACCAACTGGATCCAATTGATTTCTCAGGCGACTTATCTTAAGAAAAACAACAACCTTAACAGATATAATCTTGTAAACCCAGCCAATAGTTCTCAGGCTCAAACGACAACGGTTTATTATGATATTCAGACATTAGGCTGGACCACTGATTTTGTTTTAAAACCATTTAAAGGATTCAATTTACATTATTTGGTGACGTTCCAGAATCCGGTATACAAGAAATTTAATTTCAATGCTTTCGGAAAAGATTACAATTACAGTGATAATAATGTATTGGGCGTTGCTAAAGTGTTGATGGAAATCGACCCAAGCTATACCGTTGACAAATGGAGATTCTGGGCAAGTTTCAGATATTTCTCAAAACAATATGCGAATCTTACGAATGCCTTATATTTTGCCCCAAGATGGGAAACTTTCGGCGGTGTGAGTTATACGGTGAATAAAAACATTAACGTTGGCGCAACAGTGATCAACTTTCTGAATCAAAGAGGAGCCAGCGGAACAATTAACGGTGCCGAACTGATCACAGATGCAAGTCCATACTACGGAAAATTGTTGACGGGAACTTACATTATGCCATTAACAGGACAATTCTCAGTAAGCTTTAATTTCTAA